One genomic window of Opitutia bacterium includes the following:
- the smc gene encoding chromosome segregation protein SMC has translation MHLRALKLNGFKSFADQTTLNFQPGVTAIVGPNGCGKSNIADSIRWVLGEQSAKALRGGKMQDVIFEGADTRKPSQFCEVSLLLTECEKQLGSEFHEIEITRRVHRDGQSEYYFNGQPCRLKDIHKLFMDTGIGRTSYSIMAQGQIDQILSSKPEERRVVFEEAAGITKYKSQRREAMNKLALTEQNLARVSDVINEVARQIGSLRRQAAKAMRYKRLNFRLRHLALAHGNYHWKQMSTALADLEGRVSGLQHDADTRRSTLDERTRALDERKAHRSALMQRVQDAQQAVFDLRSQKEQAENAANMAHVKRQGLAERLASSNDDLAELEMQIRELASQVDTGAQDKQMQLSLLGSSDSVFQERNRELAVLEGELTRVEQALGQDKFHLLQLESAVARHITESSSLEVDARTSQHKYDQVGADLEEVRGNVEAAAQALNEARTRVEEARVEQSRQNNEAQAAQVALQEATKDFREGQRKLQEIDRNLAQKTARLKLLQQLHEKWEGFGEGAKAILQGRFTAIFGEQKFVPITQGLEVRVEWAKAVEALLGSSVEAISVADVDTAQKILAQLETDKIGSVCLQVPGFGGGAANSELPAGLKPATEAVANLEPSHPAAALLSACYVADDLTAFLEFWKANPAFSFLMVATPKGDLVDRRGLIYGGHHKKPANSIVQREVDLRETGKAVVAEQTAHDEQKALIEKLNTALVEAEQALEQKRKDVLAASQHAASLHTEEKNAQRAHDEAANRLGRMQNELGNLKRDHDEALARHAKAQAQLAEAQAEVEAQKQKIAQTEAEISGKRAERDQKKESLAQARLELAERRQKVEVLDRGLSEMERRRAQLADLHDERQIEIETWNEQVSQLENEAAGQRARAEEIATTLSIAQQNVESVRNELTSIESEINSVEAGMSSIRTEAESSMSELSRTEVKVAETRARVQFLVEEITHEFQTDVSTLDWKKLLWHSDDEPEGMKDLDLDEEDEGSGQPSAVSSQPAALPAAAPSEATVASEGQPVAGGVDPGQPAPEAAAKPARRKKKKENKGEPTEADLAALESTDWTAIKTEVDALRQRLGSMGAVNLVAIEEYSELKQRYEFLKNQVDDLTNAKAALLKAIDDINHTSLEQFKVTFEQIRKNFAYTFNILFGGGRAEIELVTAEDPLESGIEIVAQPPGTKLKGITLLSGGQKTLTAVALLFALYMVKPSPFCLLDELDAPLDESNIHRFTNLLKQFVDSSQFIIITHNKSTIAAADAIYGVTMQERGVSRTLSMKFDKVSGEAEALPTTVADAVRNAKPKTVEA, from the coding sequence ATGCATCTCCGCGCGCTCAAGCTTAACGGTTTCAAGAGTTTTGCCGACCAGACGACCCTGAATTTCCAACCTGGCGTCACGGCCATCGTCGGTCCGAACGGCTGCGGAAAATCCAACATCGCGGACTCGATCCGCTGGGTGCTCGGCGAGCAGAGCGCGAAGGCCCTCCGCGGTGGCAAGATGCAGGACGTGATCTTCGAGGGCGCCGACACGCGCAAGCCGTCGCAGTTTTGCGAAGTCTCGCTGCTCCTCACCGAGTGCGAAAAGCAGCTCGGCAGCGAATTCCACGAGATCGAGATCACGCGCCGCGTCCACCGCGACGGGCAGAGCGAGTATTACTTCAACGGCCAGCCCTGCCGCCTGAAGGACATCCACAAGCTTTTCATGGACACCGGCATTGGCCGGACCAGCTACTCGATCATGGCGCAGGGTCAGATCGACCAGATCCTCTCGTCGAAGCCCGAGGAGCGCCGCGTGGTGTTCGAGGAGGCCGCCGGCATCACGAAATACAAGAGCCAGCGTCGCGAGGCGATGAACAAGCTCGCGCTCACCGAGCAGAACCTCGCGCGCGTGTCCGACGTCATCAACGAAGTCGCCCGCCAGATCGGTTCGCTCCGCCGCCAGGCCGCGAAGGCCATGCGCTACAAGCGCCTCAACTTCCGCCTGCGCCACCTCGCGCTCGCGCACGGCAACTACCACTGGAAGCAGATGTCCACGGCGCTGGCCGACCTGGAAGGACGCGTCAGCGGCCTCCAGCACGACGCCGACACGCGCCGCAGCACGCTCGACGAACGCACGCGCGCGCTCGACGAGCGCAAGGCCCACCGCTCCGCGCTCATGCAGCGCGTGCAGGACGCGCAGCAGGCCGTCTTCGATCTTCGTTCGCAAAAGGAACAGGCCGAGAACGCCGCCAACATGGCGCACGTGAAGCGCCAGGGTCTCGCCGAACGCCTCGCCTCGAGCAACGACGACCTCGCCGAACTCGAGATGCAGATCCGCGAGCTCGCCTCGCAGGTCGACACCGGCGCGCAGGACAAGCAGATGCAACTCTCGTTGCTCGGCAGCTCTGACTCGGTGTTCCAGGAGCGGAATCGCGAGCTCGCCGTCCTCGAAGGCGAACTCACGCGCGTCGAGCAGGCGCTCGGTCAGGACAAGTTTCATCTCCTCCAACTCGAGAGCGCCGTCGCGCGCCACATCACCGAGAGCTCCTCGCTCGAGGTCGATGCCCGCACGAGCCAGCACAAATACGATCAGGTCGGCGCCGACCTCGAGGAAGTGCGTGGCAACGTCGAGGCCGCCGCACAGGCGCTGAACGAAGCTCGCACCCGCGTCGAGGAAGCCCGCGTTGAGCAGAGCCGCCAAAACAACGAGGCGCAGGCGGCGCAGGTGGCGTTGCAGGAGGCGACGAAGGATTTCCGCGAAGGTCAGCGCAAGTTGCAGGAGATCGATCGCAACCTCGCGCAGAAGACCGCGCGCCTGAAGCTGCTCCAGCAGCTCCACGAAAAATGGGAGGGCTTCGGCGAAGGCGCGAAGGCGATTCTCCAGGGCCGTTTCACCGCGATCTTCGGCGAGCAAAAATTCGTGCCGATCACGCAAGGCCTCGAGGTCCGCGTCGAGTGGGCGAAGGCCGTCGAGGCGCTGCTCGGTTCGTCGGTCGAGGCAATCTCGGTTGCTGACGTCGACACCGCGCAGAAAATCCTCGCGCAGCTCGAAACCGACAAGATCGGCAGCGTTTGCCTGCAGGTGCCTGGTTTCGGCGGCGGCGCGGCGAACAGCGAACTGCCGGCCGGGTTGAAGCCCGCCACCGAGGCAGTGGCCAATCTCGAACCGTCGCATCCGGCGGCGGCCCTGCTGTCGGCTTGCTACGTGGCCGACGACTTGACGGCGTTCCTTGAATTCTGGAAGGCGAACCCGGCATTCAGTTTCCTCATGGTCGCGACGCCGAAGGGCGATCTCGTCGACCGGCGCGGCCTGATTTACGGCGGCCATCACAAGAAGCCGGCCAACTCGATCGTGCAGCGCGAAGTCGATCTCCGCGAGACCGGCAAGGCCGTCGTCGCCGAACAGACCGCGCACGACGAACAGAAGGCGCTTATCGAGAAGTTGAACACCGCGCTCGTCGAGGCGGAGCAGGCGCTCGAGCAGAAGCGCAAGGACGTGCTCGCCGCTTCGCAACACGCCGCCTCGCTCCACACCGAGGAAAAGAATGCCCAGCGCGCGCACGACGAGGCGGCGAATCGCCTCGGCCGGATGCAGAACGAGCTGGGCAACCTCAAGCGTGACCACGACGAGGCGCTCGCCCGCCACGCGAAGGCGCAGGCGCAGCTCGCCGAGGCGCAGGCCGAAGTCGAGGCGCAGAAGCAGAAGATCGCGCAGACTGAAGCGGAGATCTCCGGCAAGCGCGCCGAGCGCGACCAGAAGAAGGAGTCCCTCGCGCAAGCCCGCCTCGAGCTCGCCGAGCGTCGCCAAAAGGTCGAAGTGCTCGACCGCGGTCTCTCCGAGATGGAGCGCCGCCGCGCGCAGCTCGCCGACCTGCACGACGAGCGCCAGATCGAGATCGAGACGTGGAACGAGCAGGTTTCGCAGCTGGAGAACGAGGCCGCCGGCCAGCGCGCCCGCGCCGAGGAAATCGCCACGACCCTTTCCATCGCGCAGCAGAACGTCGAGTCCGTGCGCAACGAACTCACGTCGATCGAGTCGGAAATCAACTCCGTCGAAGCCGGCATGAGTTCCATTCGCACCGAGGCGGAGAGCTCGATGTCCGAACTGTCGCGCACCGAGGTGAAGGTCGCGGAGACGCGCGCCCGCGTGCAGTTCCTCGTCGAGGAAATCACCCATGAGTTCCAAACCGACGTCTCGACCCTCGATTGGAAGAAGCTCCTTTGGCACTCCGATGACGAGCCGGAGGGCATGAAGGATCTCGACCTCGATGAGGAGGACGAGGGAAGTGGTCAGCCTTCAGCGGTCAGCAGTCAGCCGGCGGCTTTGCCCGCGGCCGCACCAAGCGAAGCGACCGTCGCCAGCGAAGGCCAACCTGTAGCCGGGGGCGTCGACCCCGGCCAACCCGCTCCTGAAGCCGCCGCGAAGCCCGCCCGCCGCAAAAAGAAGAAGGAAAACAAGGGCGAGCCGACCGAAGCCGACTTGGCCGCGCTGGAGAGCACCGACTGGACAGCGATCAAGACCGAGGTCGACGCGCTGCGCCAACGCCTCGGCTCCATGGGCGCCGTCAATCTCGTCGCCATCGAGGAATACTCCGAGCTGAAGCAGCGCTACGAATTCCTCAAGAATCAGGTCGACGATCTCACGAACGCCAAGGCCGCGCTGCTCAAAGCGATCGACGACATCAACCACACCTCGCTCGAGCAGTTCAAGGTCACCTTCGAGCAGATCCGGAAGAACTTCGCCTACACGTTCAACATCCTGTTCGGCGGCGGCCGCGCGGAGATCGAACTCGTCACGGCCGAGGATCCGCTCGAGAGCGGCATCGAGATCGTCGCGCAGCCCCCGGGCACGAAGCTCAAGGGCATCACGCTGCTCTCCGGCGGTCAGAAGACGCTCACAGCCGTCGCGCTGCTCTTCGCGCTCTACATGGTGAAGCCGTCGCCGTTCTGCTTGCTCGACGAACTCGACGCGCCGCTCGACGAGTCGAACATTCACCGCTTCACGAACCTGCTGAAGCAGTTTGTCGACAGCTCGCAGTTCATCATCATCACGCACAACAAGAGCACCATCGCGGCCGCGGATGCGATTTACGGCGTGACGATGCAGGAGCGCGGCGTGTCGCGCACGCTCTCGATGAAGTTCGACAAGGTCAGCGGTGAGGCCGAGGCGCTGCCGACCACCGTCGCCGACGCCGTGCGCAACGCGAAGCCGAAGACGGTCGAGGCGTGA
- a CDS encoding LacI family DNA-binding transcriptional regulator gives MPNKPVGRVTIHDVAKAANVSTSTVSLVLNGKLDRMRQDTQERVLKAVADLGYSTNEMARALKTGYVPTIGLVVPTVANPFWGEFARCVEHAAMAKNYQVLLCNAEGNPEREQRYVESMLARGIRGVILGSSPLSLRHVAGVVKRGLRAVAFDRLTLNDAGLELDSVRVDNGLGAKLAIEHLLSLGHRRIAFVSGPINSANRRDRLDGYRDTLRAAGIAPDARLEWTGNAKAGDDEEIVTEIGRAAAVALLKQPEPPTAFFAINDMTAVGIYAGCRELGLSIPRDISVVGFDDIHLCEIMDPPITTVRQPLVELMKSAVELLIDRMEGKNAAPPAHLTLTPELVLRRSTGCPPAR, from the coding sequence ATGCCGAACAAACCGGTGGGACGAGTCACGATTCACGACGTCGCGAAGGCGGCGAACGTCTCGACGTCGACGGTTTCGCTCGTGCTGAACGGCAAGCTCGATCGCATGCGCCAGGACACCCAGGAGCGCGTGCTGAAAGCCGTCGCCGATCTCGGCTACTCGACCAACGAGATGGCGCGCGCGCTGAAGACCGGCTACGTGCCGACGATCGGCCTCGTGGTGCCGACGGTGGCGAATCCTTTTTGGGGCGAGTTCGCGCGCTGCGTCGAGCACGCGGCGATGGCGAAGAATTACCAGGTGCTCCTCTGCAACGCGGAGGGCAATCCGGAGCGCGAGCAGCGCTATGTGGAGTCGATGCTCGCGCGCGGCATTCGCGGCGTGATCCTCGGCTCGTCGCCGTTGTCGCTCCGCCACGTGGCCGGCGTGGTGAAGCGCGGGTTGCGGGCAGTGGCGTTTGATCGCCTGACGCTGAACGATGCCGGACTCGAGCTGGACAGCGTGCGCGTCGACAACGGGCTCGGCGCCAAACTCGCGATCGAACACCTGCTGTCACTCGGGCATCGTCGCATCGCGTTCGTCTCCGGACCGATCAATTCGGCGAATCGACGCGACCGCTTGGATGGTTACCGCGACACGCTGCGCGCCGCCGGCATCGCGCCTGATGCTCGCTTGGAGTGGACGGGAAACGCCAAGGCAGGTGACGACGAGGAGATTGTCACCGAGATCGGACGCGCGGCCGCCGTTGCCTTGCTGAAACAGCCCGAGCCTCCGACCGCCTTTTTTGCGATCAACGACATGACGGCCGTCGGAATCTACGCGGGCTGTCGGGAACTTGGATTGAGCATTCCGCGCGACATTTCGGTTGTCGGCTTCGACGACATCCATCTCTGCGAGATCATGGATCCGCCGATCACCACCGTCCGACAGCCGCTGGTGGAGCTCATGAAATCGGCGGTCGAACTCCTGATCGATCGCATGGAGGGGAAGAACGCTGCTCCACCGGCTCATCTCACCCTTACGCCTGAACTTGTTCTGCGGCGCTCGACGGGGTGTCCGCCCGCCCGCTAG
- a CDS encoding SDR family oxidoreductase, protein MLELQGKTALVTGGARDIGRATSVRLAQLGATVVVNYRSNREQAEETLRLIEAVGGKGVLAQGDIAVAADVARVVELAEQAGNGHIDILVNLAGGLVARKTIADMDEAFWDQVIALNLKSVFLVTKAALPLMPDGATIVNVSSQAARDGGGPGASAYATAKAGVSNFTRAMAKELGARRIRVNCVSPGMIATQFHDTFTKPEVRQRVAGMTPLGREGKAEEVAEAIAFLASGRSSFVNGESLEINGGIFFA, encoded by the coding sequence ATGCTCGAACTCCAAGGCAAAACTGCGCTCGTCACTGGCGGCGCTCGTGACATCGGCCGAGCCACTTCCGTGCGCTTGGCTCAGCTCGGCGCCACGGTGGTGGTGAACTACCGCAGCAATCGCGAGCAAGCCGAAGAGACATTGCGCCTGATCGAAGCTGTCGGTGGCAAAGGTGTGCTCGCCCAAGGCGACATCGCCGTGGCTGCGGACGTCGCGCGGGTGGTGGAGCTGGCCGAACAGGCGGGCAACGGGCACATCGACATCCTCGTCAATCTCGCCGGCGGCCTCGTCGCGCGGAAGACCATTGCGGACATGGACGAGGCGTTTTGGGACCAGGTGATCGCGCTCAACCTCAAGAGCGTGTTTCTCGTCACGAAGGCGGCGCTGCCGCTGATGCCGGACGGCGCGACGATCGTGAACGTCTCCTCGCAAGCCGCGCGCGATGGCGGCGGTCCGGGCGCGAGCGCCTACGCGACGGCCAAGGCCGGCGTCTCCAACTTTACGCGTGCGATGGCCAAGGAACTCGGCGCGCGGCGCATTCGCGTGAACTGCGTTTCACCCGGCATGATCGCGACACAGTTCCACGACACCTTCACGAAGCCCGAGGTGCGGCAGCGCGTCGCGGGCATGACACCGCTCGGCCGCGAGGGCAAAGCGGAGGAAGTCGCCGAAGCCATCGCTTTCCTCGCGTCGGGTCGTTCGTCGTTCGTCAACGGTGAGTCGCTCGAGATCAACGGCGGCATCTTCTTCGCCTGA